A single genomic interval of Litoreibacter ponti harbors:
- a CDS encoding succinate dehydrogenase assembly factor 2 → MKELGPEGETRETKIRRLKLRSMRRGIKEMDLILGGFAAEGLEGLSDEELALYDEMLSESDHDMYQWASGQAEAPARFAPLIQKAVKGAGLG, encoded by the coding sequence ATGAAAGAGCTTGGCCCTGAAGGCGAGACCCGCGAGACCAAGATCCGGCGGCTGAAGCTGCGCTCCATGCGGCGCGGGATCAAGGAGATGGACCTGATCCTTGGCGGCTTTGCGGCCGAGGGGCTGGAGGGTCTGAGCGACGAAGAGCTTGCGCTCTATGACGAGATGCTGAGCGAAAGCGACCACGACATGTACCAATGGGCGTCCGGGCAGGCCGAGGCGCCCGCACGATTTGCGCCGTTGATCCAGAAGGCCGTGAAGGGTGCGGGTCTGGGCTGA
- a CDS encoding MarR family winged helix-turn-helix transcriptional regulator, whose protein sequence is MSMQKPLVSPEARVFMTSYLDSLALVERLHRLLLDVIKDEFERLGILDINSVQALLLFNIGDNEVTAGELKSRGYYQGSNVSYNLKKLVEMGYMHHQRCEIDRRSVRVRLTEKGRDVRNNVSELFERHAVGLEEKGILGTTGIDEINHSLRRMERYWADQIRYIY, encoded by the coding sequence ATGAGTATGCAAAAGCCTTTGGTCAGCCCGGAAGCCCGGGTTTTCATGACCAGCTATCTGGACAGTTTGGCCCTGGTCGAGCGGCTCCACCGTCTTCTTCTCGACGTGATCAAGGACGAGTTCGAACGCCTCGGCATCCTCGATATCAACTCCGTGCAGGCGCTGCTTCTGTTTAACATCGGCGACAACGAGGTGACCGCGGGCGAGCTGAAGTCGCGCGGCTACTATCAGGGCTCGAATGTGTCCTACAATCTCAAGAAGCTGGTCGAAATGGGCTACATGCACCACCAGCGCTGCGAGATTGACCGCCGCTCGGTGCGCGTGCGCCTGACGGAAAAGGGGCGCGACGTGCGCAACAACGTCTCAGAACTGTTCGAGCGTCACGCCGTTGGTCTGGAAGAGAAGGGTATTCTGGGCACGACCGGGATCGACGAGATCAACCACTCGCTGCGCCGGATGGAGCGGTATTGGGCAGATCAGATCCGGTATATCTACTGA
- the ccmD gene encoding heme exporter protein CcmD, with the protein MPDLGKYADTVLSSYAVSIALLAGLVVMSIWQSKRAKARLAEVEARRKSDAARQ; encoded by the coding sequence ATGCCTGATCTTGGAAAATATGCAGACACAGTCCTGTCGTCTTATGCCGTCTCGATCGCGCTTTTGGCGGGGCTTGTCGTCATGTCCATTTGGCAGTCCAAACGCGCCAAGGCGCGTCTGGCAGAGGTCGAAGCGCGCCGCAAAAGCGACGCGGCCCGTCAGTAG
- a CDS encoding heme ABC transporter permease gives MSIWEYANPTRFMQTSGKLLPAVTVLSLVCLVVGLVWGFFFTPDDFRQGSTVKIIYLHVPSALMAINAWLMMLVCSLIWLIRRHHVSALAAKAAAPVGVTMTLIALATGAIWGEPMWGTYWAWDPRLTSFLILFLFYLGYIALWAAIENPDTAADLTSVLCLVGSVFALLSRYAVNFWNQGLHQGASLSLDKEENVADVFYFPLLVSIAGFVLLFLALVLLRTRTEIRARRTAALVAQERMA, from the coding sequence ATGTCGATTTGGGAATACGCCAATCCAACGCGCTTCATGCAGACCTCGGGCAAGCTGTTGCCCGCGGTCACCGTGCTGTCGCTTGTCTGCCTTGTCGTCGGTCTGGTGTGGGGGTTCTTCTTCACACCAGACGATTTCCGTCAGGGTTCGACCGTAAAGATCATCTACCTGCATGTGCCGTCCGCATTGATGGCAATCAATGCATGGCTGATGATGCTGGTCTGCTCGCTCATCTGGCTCATCCGACGCCACCATGTCTCTGCGTTGGCGGCCAAGGCCGCGGCGCCGGTGGGGGTCACGATGACGTTGATCGCGTTGGCGACGGGGGCGATATGGGGTGAGCCGATGTGGGGCACTTATTGGGCGTGGGACCCACGGCTGACATCCTTCCTGATCCTGTTCCTATTCTACCTTGGCTACATCGCGCTCTGGGCTGCGATCGAAAACCCGGACACTGCCGCCGACCTGACATCGGTCCTGTGCTTGGTCGGATCGGTCTTCGCCTTGCTGTCACGCTACGCGGTTAATTTCTGGAACCAGGGCCTGCACCAGGGGGCATCTTTGTCGCTGGACAAGGAAGAGAACGTGGCGGACGTCTTCTATTTCCCGCTGCTCGTCAGTATTGCGGGCTTCGTGCTGTTGTTCCTCGCGCTGGTCCTGCTGCGCACCCGGACTGAAATCCGCGCGCGGCGCACCGCGGCTCTTGTGGCGCAGGAGCGGATGGCATGA
- the ccmB gene encoding heme exporter protein CcmB, producing MIALLRRDLMLAIRVGGGFGLGLAFFLILVVLVPFGVGPNAEMLSRIAPGILWVGALLACLLSLDRIFQLDFEDGTLDLLATSPLPLEAAATLKALSHWLTTGLPLTLAAPVLGVLLNMDAQATAWLITSLALGTPALSMLGTFGAALTVGLKRGGLLISLLVLPLYMPTLIFGAEAVRRGADGLAATTPLLFVAAITAGCAALLPFATAAALRMNLR from the coding sequence GTGATTGCCCTTTTGCGCCGCGACCTGATGCTCGCCATTCGCGTGGGCGGCGGCTTTGGGCTTGGCCTTGCCTTTTTCCTGATCCTCGTGGTGCTCGTCCCGTTCGGCGTCGGCCCCAATGCCGAGATGCTGTCGCGCATCGCGCCGGGCATCCTCTGGGTCGGGGCCTTGCTGGCCTGCCTGCTGTCGCTCGACCGTATCTTTCAGCTCGACTTTGAGGACGGCACACTGGATCTGCTCGCGACCTCCCCGCTCCCGCTGGAGGCGGCGGCAACCCTGAAGGCGCTGTCCCACTGGTTGACCACCGGCCTGCCACTGACGCTCGCGGCACCCGTCCTGGGCGTCTTGCTGAACATGGATGCGCAGGCGACGGCCTGGCTGATCACCTCTCTTGCGCTTGGCACGCCCGCATTGTCGATGCTGGGCACGTTCGGTGCGGCGCTGACAGTCGGGTTGAAGCGTGGCGGGTTGCTGATCTCGCTGCTGGTGCTGCCGCTCTACATGCCGACCCTGATCTTCGGGGCGGAGGCCGTGCGGCGCGGGGCGGACGGGCTTGCCGCCACGACCCCGCTTCTCTTCGTGGCCGCCATCACCGCCGGATGCGCGGCGCTGCTGCCCTTTGCGACCGCCGCGGCCCTGCGCATGAACCTGCGCTGA
- the ccmA gene encoding heme ABC exporter ATP-binding protein CcmA: MEFSVQNLACRRGPVTVLSDVCFSVSGGEALILRGPNGAGKTTLLRCLAGLTPPVSGTLNTSCDDVAYAAHADGLKAQLSVAENLQFWADIFGTGDIRPAVEAFDLGDLLTRRAQDLSAGQKRRLSLSRLLLTGRPVWALDEPTVSLDTENVARFAAAVTAHLDAGGAAIIATHIDLGLPAARVLDVGQFKATRAAAPESDPFLDEALS, translated from the coding sequence ATGGAATTCAGCGTGCAAAATCTGGCCTGCAGGCGCGGCCCGGTGACGGTTTTGTCCGACGTTTGCTTCTCCGTCAGCGGCGGAGAGGCGCTGATTCTGCGCGGACCCAACGGCGCGGGCAAGACCACCTTGCTGCGCTGTCTCGCAGGGCTGACACCCCCGGTTTCCGGCACGCTGAACACATCGTGCGATGACGTTGCCTACGCGGCCCATGCCGACGGTCTGAAGGCACAGCTGAGCGTTGCCGAGAACCTGCAATTCTGGGCCGACATCTTCGGCACCGGCGACATCCGGCCAGCAGTAGAGGCTTTCGACCTGGGCGACTTGCTGACGCGACGTGCGCAAGACCTGTCTGCGGGGCAAAAGCGACGCCTGTCGCTGTCGCGTCTGTTGCTGACGGGCCGCCCCGTTTGGGCGCTGGATGAGCCGACCGTGTCGCTCGACACCGAAAACGTCGCCCGCTTTGCCGCGGCCGTGACCGCGCATCTCGACGCCGGCGGCGCTGCGATCATCGCGACCCATATCGATCTTGGCCTGCCCGCCGCGCGCGTGCTCGATGTCGGGCAGTTCAAGGCTACACGCGCAGCCGCGCCCGAAAGCGATCCATTTCTAGACGAGGCCTTGTCGTGA
- the acnA gene encoding aconitate hydratase AcnA: MPIVVGHDTSKTRRTLKAGGKTVAYYSIKAAEEAGLGEFSNLPAALKVVLENMLRFEDGKTVSVDDIKAFSDWGKQGGKNPKEIAYRPARVLMQDFTGVPAVVDLAAMRDGLVALGGDAEKINPLNPVDLVIDHSVMIDEFGNPRAFQMNVDREYERNMERYTFLKWGQSAFNNFRVVPPGTGICHQVNLEYLAKTVWSDTDQNGETVAYPDTLVGTDSHTTMVNGAAVLGWGVGGIEAEAAMLGQPISMLIPEVIGFELTGAMMEGTTGTDLVLKVVEMLREKGVVGKFVEFYGKGLDNLPLADRATIANMAPEYGATCGFFPIDDETLRYLTNTGREEETIALVEAYAKENGFWRDADYAPIYTDTLSLDMGTIVPAISGPKRPQDYIALDQAATSFAEYVKGQRPEPSAKREEMAEWTGEGGQPAPHHIPGDIGHHNAAAVKGQDYKLHDGSIVIASITSCTNTSNPYVMIGAGLVARKAREKGLTRKPWVKTSLAPGSQVVSAYLEAAELQEDLDAIGFNLVGYGCTTCIGNSGPIAPELSEAINEGDLIATSVLSGNRNFEGRISPDVRANYLASPPLVVAYALAGDMNVDITKEPLGQDQDGNDVYLKDIWPTSKEIADLVEKTVTREAFQEKYAEVFTGDEKWQGVETTDSQTYDWPATSTYVQNPPYFQGMDKDPGVISNVEGAKVLAVLGDMITTDHISPAGSFKESTPAGQYLVERQVAPREFNSYGSRRGNHEVMMRGTFANIRIRNEMLDGVEGGYTKGPDGSQMSIFDAAMAYQEQGTPLVIFGGEQYGAGSSRDWAAKGTALLGVKAVIAESFERIHRSNLVGMGVIPFEFTGGDTRKSLGLTGEETVSITGLEGDLQPLSEVPCEITMADGTVKNITLKCRIDTAIEKEYIEHGGVLHYVLRDLAAA; encoded by the coding sequence ATGCCCATCGTCGTCGGACATGATACCTCGAAAACGCGCCGGACGCTCAAAGCGGGCGGCAAGACCGTCGCCTATTACTCCATCAAGGCGGCCGAGGAGGCAGGGCTGGGTGAGTTTTCGAACCTGCCCGCGGCGCTGAAGGTCGTGCTGGAGAACATGCTACGCTTCGAGGATGGCAAGACGGTCTCCGTCGACGACATCAAGGCGTTTTCCGACTGGGGCAAGCAAGGCGGCAAGAACCCCAAGGAAATCGCCTATCGTCCCGCGCGCGTGTTGATGCAGGACTTCACCGGCGTGCCCGCAGTGGTCGATCTGGCCGCGATGCGCGACGGGCTTGTGGCCCTTGGTGGCGACGCGGAAAAGATCAACCCGCTCAACCCGGTCGATCTGGTCATCGACCACTCGGTGATGATTGACGAGTTCGGCAACCCGCGCGCCTTCCAGATGAACGTGGACCGCGAATACGAGCGCAACATGGAGCGCTACACGTTCCTGAAATGGGGCCAGTCGGCCTTCAACAACTTCCGCGTGGTGCCGCCCGGCACCGGCATTTGCCACCAGGTGAACCTCGAGTACCTGGCCAAGACCGTTTGGTCCGACACCGACCAGAATGGCGAAACGGTGGCCTACCCGGACACGCTCGTTGGCACGGACAGCCACACCACCATGGTCAACGGCGCGGCTGTTTTGGGCTGGGGTGTTGGCGGGATCGAGGCCGAGGCCGCCATGCTGGGCCAGCCGATTTCCATGCTGATCCCCGAAGTGATCGGGTTCGAGCTGACCGGCGCGATGATGGAGGGCACCACCGGCACCGATCTGGTGCTGAAGGTGGTCGAGATGCTGCGCGAGAAGGGCGTGGTGGGCAAGTTCGTGGAATTCTACGGCAAGGGCTTGGACAATCTGCCGCTGGCCGACCGTGCGACGATCGCCAACATGGCGCCGGAATATGGCGCGACCTGTGGCTTCTTCCCGATCGACGACGAAACGCTGCGCTATCTCACCAACACCGGCCGCGAAGAAGAGACGATCGCGCTGGTGGAAGCGTATGCCAAGGAGAACGGCTTCTGGCGCGACGCGGATTACGCGCCGATCTACACCGACACGCTGAGCCTCGACATGGGCACCATCGTACCTGCGATTTCCGGCCCGAAGCGGCCGCAGGACTACATTGCTCTGGACCAGGCCGCGACGAGCTTTGCCGAATATGTCAAAGGGCAGCGCCCAGAGCCGTCGGCCAAACGCGAAGAAATGGCCGAGTGGACAGGCGAGGGCGGCCAACCCGCGCCGCACCATATCCCGGGCGATATCGGCCACCACAATGCGGCCGCGGTCAAAGGGCAGGATTACAAGCTGCATGACGGCTCCATCGTGATCGCGTCGATCACGTCCTGCACCAACACCTCGAACCCGTATGTGATGATCGGGGCCGGTCTGGTGGCGCGCAAGGCCCGCGAAAAGGGCCTGACCCGCAAGCCATGGGTGAAGACCTCGCTTGCGCCGGGCAGCCAGGTGGTGTCCGCCTATCTGGAGGCCGCGGAGCTGCAGGAAGATCTCGACGCCATCGGCTTTAACCTTGTGGGCTACGGCTGCACGACCTGCATCGGCAACTCCGGGCCCATCGCGCCGGAGCTGTCGGAGGCGATCAACGAGGGTGACCTGATCGCCACGTCGGTGCTGTCGGGCAACCGCAATTTCGAAGGCCGCATCTCGCCCGATGTACGTGCGAACTATCTCGCCTCACCGCCGCTGGTCGTGGCCTACGCGCTGGCGGGCGACATGAATGTCGACATCACCAAGGAGCCGCTGGGCCAGGATCAGGACGGCAATGACGTCTACCTCAAGGACATCTGGCCGACCTCCAAGGAGATTGCCGATCTGGTTGAGAAGACCGTGACGCGCGAGGCCTTCCAGGAGAAATACGCCGAGGTCTTTACGGGCGATGAGAAATGGCAGGGGGTCGAGACGACTGACAGCCAGACCTATGACTGGCCTGCGACCTCGACCTATGTGCAGAACCCTCCTTACTTCCAGGGCATGGACAAGGATCCGGGCGTGATCTCGAACGTCGAGGGCGCCAAGGTGCTGGCGGTTCTGGGCGACATGATCACCACCGACCACATCTCGCCCGCGGGCTCGTTCAAGGAAAGTACGCCCGCCGGGCAGTATCTGGTGGAGCGTCAGGTCGCCCCGCGGGAGTTCAACTCCTATGGATCGCGTCGCGGCAACCACGAGGTGATGATGCGCGGCACATTCGCCAACATCCGCATCCGCAACGAGATGCTTGATGGGGTCGAAGGCGGCTACACCAAGGGCCCCGATGGCTCGCAGATGTCGATTTTCGATGCCGCGATGGCCTATCAGGAGCAGGGCACCCCGCTGGTGATCTTCGGTGGCGAGCAATACGGTGCCGGGTCCTCTCGCGACTGGGCGGCCAAGGGCACCGCGCTTCTGGGCGTGAAGGCCGTGATCGCCGAGAGTTTCGAGCGCATCCACCGCTCCAACCTCGTGGGCATGGGCGTGATCCCGTTCGAGTTCACCGGCGGTGACACGCGCAAGTCCCTTGGCCTGACAGGCGAGGAGACGGTGAGCATCACAGGGCTCGAAGGCGATCTGCAACCTTTGTCCGAAGTGCCCTGCGAGATCACCATGGCGGACGGCACGGTGAAGAACATCACTCTGAAGTGCCGGATCGATACCGCGATCGAGAAAGAATATATTGAGCATGGCGGCGTGCTGCATTACGTGCTGCGCGATCTCGCAGCCGCGTAA
- a CDS encoding methyltransferase family protein, which produces MKGFPDLPPLWLVLFLMINWAVSTAIPGNPSAPVLDYVSWGLIGLGLALIAWSAIWFWRRKTPIEPHHTPKALIVEGPYRVSRNPIYLALVIILAGAVIGRGQPVCLILVPLFWGTLNRRFVLPEEQGLRDAFGAEAEAYLSRTRRWI; this is translated from the coding sequence ATGAAAGGTTTCCCCGATCTTCCGCCGCTCTGGCTTGTGCTGTTTCTGATGATCAACTGGGCGGTCTCGACCGCAATCCCGGGCAATCCAAGCGCGCCGGTGCTGGATTATGTCAGCTGGGGGCTGATCGGGCTGGGCTTGGCGTTGATCGCGTGGTCGGCCATCTGGTTTTGGCGCCGCAAGACGCCGATCGAACCGCACCACACGCCGAAAGCCCTGATCGTCGAGGGTCCGTACCGTGTCTCGCGCAATCCGATTTATCTGGCGCTTGTCATCATCCTTGCGGGTGCCGTGATCGGGCGCGGCCAGCCGGTCTGCCTGATTCTCGTGCCGCTGTTCTGGGGCACCCTGAACCGGCGCTTCGTACTGCCCGAAGAGCAAGGGCTGCGCGATGCATTCGGCGCAGAGGCCGAGGCCTATCTGTCGCGCACGCGCCGCTGGATATGA